In a genomic window of Carassius gibelio isolate Cgi1373 ecotype wild population from Czech Republic chromosome A3, carGib1.2-hapl.c, whole genome shotgun sequence:
- the LOC127943321 gene encoding GTPase IMAP family member 9-like produces MTRHIPVQLNDEPESPADSRSSRRIVLLGKTGAGKSAAGNTILGRKEFKSELSMDSVTSECSERHATVSDRSVSVVDTPGLFDTQMTQEDIKMEIARSVYLSSPGPHAFLIVFPVNMRFTEHEQQIPQQIEMMFGQGVLKYSIILFTYGDLLKKKNIEEHINENIKFRHLVQQCGDRFHVFNNENESNREQVTDLLEKIDTMIEQNGGYYSNQMYEDAYRFRQLEEE; encoded by the coding sequence ATGACCAGACACATTCCTGTCCAACTAAATGATGAACCAGAGAGCCCTGCAGACAGCCGCTCATCCAGAAGGATTGTTCTTCTTGGTAAAACTGGTGCTGGCAAGAGTGCAGCTGGAAACACAATACTTGGAAGGAAAGAGTTTAAATCTGAGCTTAGTATGGATTCAGTTACAAGTGAATGTTCAGAGAGACACGCCACTGTTTCAGACAGATCTGTGTCTGTAGTTGATACTCCTGGATTATTTGACACACAGATGACACAGGAGGACATAAAGATGGAGATAGCAAGAAGTGTTTATTTATCCAGTCCTGGACCACATGCTTTCCTCATTGTGTTTCCTGTGAATATGAGATTCACTGAACATGAGCAGCAGATTCCTCAGCAGATTGAGATGATGTTCGGTCAGGGGGTGTTAAAATACTCCATCATTCTCTTCACTTATGGAgatctgctaaaaaaaaagaacatagagGAACACATTAATGAGAACATTAAATTTAGGCATCTAGTCCAGCAGTGTGGAGACAGATTTCATGTCTTCAACAATGAAAATGAGAGTAACAGAGAGCAGGTGACAGATCTGCTGGAGAAGATTGACACAATGATAGAGCAGAATGGAGGTTACTATAGTAATCAGATGTATGAAGATGCTTACAGATTCAGACAATTGgaagaagag